One genomic segment of Amycolatopsis sp. Hca4 includes these proteins:
- a CDS encoding glycosyltransferase family 39 protein yields the protein MLTEAIREDAPPLLAAARSPARRCRWLLALAVVALPAGMAAAMLTTAVAQSPTIDEPVYIGTAIFSLEHHSLRYNPEHPPLGKLIIATGLAFTDAHVDAGFTGDQTQLGRHVLYESGHDPGRLLPAARLPVIVLTLLFGLVVFAFARDLTGSAGGVVALALYALSPDVIAHGSLATLDVPMAGFLVTSCWLLWRARHHPGRYLPLAGLALGAAVATKMSALAAVPVVLALAGLSVRHARRADSLHRTLRRVGTSVAAALGVALIAVAVVWISYLVVDPRLRWVPPAGLPPAEGLRALTGLLPLPRPYLDGLRVQFGFEDQVWTTFLFGSVHVGALWYYLPAALLVKTPLGALVLWPAGTGTMVAVRRLRPAAPYVVVPAAVLLAAAMTGSRDLGVRYAVFLPMFLAVAAAGVVTLRRRWTSVAVVVLVAFTAVSSLRTFPYYLPYANEAFGGPAQTHRQLHDSNVDWGQDLGRLGEVLKERYPGERVWLVYKGSGVPAAYGIDAADPLAVPPETVHGLLVVSDSAIAKADDRLSALLRTSTPIDDVGHSITIHRRP from the coding sequence GTGCTCACCGAAGCGATCCGGGAGGACGCGCCGCCGCTCCTGGCCGCCGCGCGTTCTCCCGCACGCCGGTGCCGGTGGCTGCTCGCGCTCGCCGTGGTGGCCCTGCCGGCCGGGATGGCGGCCGCGATGCTCACCACGGCCGTGGCGCAGAGCCCGACCATCGACGAGCCGGTCTACATCGGCACGGCGATCTTTTCGCTGGAGCACCACAGCCTGCGGTACAACCCGGAACACCCGCCGCTGGGCAAGCTGATCATCGCGACCGGACTGGCCTTCACGGACGCGCACGTGGACGCCGGGTTCACCGGCGACCAGACGCAGCTCGGCCGGCACGTGCTGTACGAATCCGGCCACGACCCCGGCCGGCTGCTGCCGGCGGCCCGGCTGCCGGTGATCGTGCTGACGCTGCTGTTCGGGCTGGTCGTCTTCGCCTTCGCCCGCGACCTGACCGGCTCGGCCGGCGGCGTGGTGGCTCTGGCCCTGTATGCGCTTTCCCCCGACGTGATCGCGCACGGCTCGCTGGCCACCCTGGACGTGCCGATGGCCGGTTTCCTGGTGACGTCGTGCTGGTTGCTGTGGCGCGCCCGTCACCATCCCGGCCGTTACCTGCCCCTCGCGGGACTCGCGCTGGGTGCCGCCGTGGCCACGAAGATGAGCGCGCTGGCCGCGGTTCCGGTGGTGCTGGCGCTGGCCGGGCTTTCGGTCCGGCACGCCCGCCGCGCTGACAGTCTACATCGGACTCTGCGGCGCGTCGGCACCAGCGTCGCGGCGGCGCTCGGTGTCGCGCTGATCGCGGTCGCCGTCGTCTGGATCTCCTACCTGGTCGTCGATCCGCGGCTGCGCTGGGTGCCACCGGCGGGCCTGCCGCCCGCCGAGGGCCTGCGCGCGCTGACCGGCCTGCTGCCGCTGCCGCGGCCGTACCTCGACGGCCTGCGCGTGCAGTTCGGCTTCGAAGACCAGGTGTGGACCACGTTCCTGTTCGGCAGCGTGCACGTCGGGGCGCTGTGGTACTACCTCCCGGCCGCGCTGCTGGTGAAGACGCCGCTGGGCGCACTCGTCCTCTGGCCGGCCGGTACCGGCACGATGGTCGCCGTTCGCCGGCTGCGCCCGGCGGCCCCCTACGTCGTGGTGCCCGCGGCGGTGCTGCTGGCCGCGGCCATGACCGGCAGCCGCGACCTCGGCGTCCGGTACGCGGTGTTCCTGCCGATGTTCCTGGCCGTCGCGGCGGCCGGCGTGGTCACCCTGCGCCGCCGGTGGACGTCCGTCGCCGTGGTGGTGCTGGTCGCCTTCACCGCGGTCAGTTCGCTGCGGACGTTCCCGTACTACCTGCCGTACGCCAACGAAGCGTTCGGCGGCCCGGCGCAGACCCACCGGCAGCTGCACGACTCGAACGTCGACTGGGGTCAGGACCTGGGCCGGCTGGGCGAGGTGCTGAAGGAGCGGTACCCGGGCGAGCGGGTGTGGCTGGTCTACAAGGGCAGCGGAGTGCCCGCCGCCTACGGCATCGACGCCGCGGACCCCTTGGCGGTGCCGCCGGAGACGGTCCACGGGCTGCTCGTGGTATCGGATTCCGCGATCGCCAAGGCGGACGACCGGCTGTCGGCGCTGCTGCGCACGAGCACGCCGATCGACGACGTCGGCCACTCCATCACCATCCACCGCCGCCCGTGA
- a CDS encoding beta-ketoacyl synthase, with protein sequence MNRPDVEVVVTGVGATTPLGGDVATTWRGLLDGRTGVSTLDVEWAREFPVRIAARLAVEPDGELEHVELKRMDRAEQLAVLAARQACRDAALTDGTVDPVRCGVVVGTGIGGATTLVAQHDALRDRGLRAVSPQLIPMVMPNGPAALVGLALKARAGVHAPMSACASGAEAIAWAWRMIVAGEADVVVAGGTDACITPAIMAGFARARSMSTRNASPGTASRPFDAGRDGFVLGEGAGVLVLERADFAAARGAKAYGRLAGAGMSNDAHHITAPDPDGTGQAAAITAALRRAGLAAGDIGHVNAHATATPLGDLTESGTIRRVLGDGPVVTAPKGALGHLLGGSGAVEAIATVLSVREGLVPPTANLDALDDRIGLDVVAGEPRRLTLTAALSNSFGFGGHNVTLAFTGV encoded by the coding sequence GTGAACCGCCCGGACGTCGAAGTCGTCGTCACCGGCGTCGGCGCCACCACCCCGCTGGGCGGGGACGTGGCCACCACCTGGCGGGGACTGCTCGACGGCCGCACCGGAGTGTCCACACTGGACGTCGAATGGGCGCGGGAGTTCCCGGTGCGCATCGCCGCGCGGCTGGCCGTCGAACCCGACGGGGAACTGGAGCACGTCGAGCTCAAGCGGATGGACCGCGCCGAACAACTGGCCGTGCTCGCGGCCCGGCAGGCGTGCCGGGACGCGGCGCTGACCGACGGCACGGTGGACCCGGTGCGCTGCGGCGTGGTGGTCGGCACCGGCATCGGCGGTGCGACGACCCTGGTCGCCCAGCACGACGCCCTGCGGGACCGGGGGTTGCGGGCGGTGTCGCCGCAGCTGATCCCGATGGTCATGCCCAACGGGCCTGCCGCGCTGGTCGGCCTCGCGCTGAAGGCGCGGGCCGGGGTGCACGCCCCGATGTCGGCCTGCGCGTCCGGGGCCGAGGCGATCGCCTGGGCGTGGCGGATGATCGTGGCGGGGGAGGCCGACGTCGTGGTCGCGGGCGGCACCGACGCCTGCATCACGCCCGCGATCATGGCCGGGTTCGCCAGGGCCCGCTCGATGAGCACCCGCAACGCCAGCCCCGGGACGGCGTCGCGCCCGTTCGACGCCGGCCGGGACGGTTTCGTGCTGGGGGAGGGCGCCGGCGTCCTCGTGCTGGAGCGCGCGGACTTCGCCGCGGCGCGCGGCGCGAAGGCCTACGGCAGGCTCGCCGGCGCGGGGATGAGCAACGACGCCCACCACATCACCGCGCCGGACCCCGACGGCACCGGGCAGGCCGCCGCGATCACCGCCGCGCTGCGCCGCGCCGGCCTGGCGGCCGGGGACATCGGCCACGTCAACGCGCACGCGACGGCGACGCCGCTGGGCGACCTGACCGAGAGCGGCACGATCCGGCGCGTCCTCGGCGACGGCCCGGTGGTCACCGCGCCGAAGGGGGCGCTGGGCCACCTGCTCGGTGGTTCCGGTGCGGTGGAAGCGATCGCGACCGTGTTGTCGGTCCGGGAGGGCCTGGTCCCGCCCACCGCCAACCTCGACGCGCTCGACGACCGGATCGGCCTCGACGTCGTGGCGGGCGAACCCCGCCGGCTCACGCTCACCGCGGCGCTCAGCAACTCCTTCGGCTTCGGCGGGCACAACGTGACACTGGCGTTCACCGGTGTCTAG
- a CDS encoding CdaR family transcriptional regulator, which produces MPGHPHASTRVIREVAAVVLTELPSFADRLTARGAVEEKTFYAGGGRVAPADMRQSFMDNARSALVLMTEGFGTRADWIAAPLATGRRRAEQGVPLEAVLHLFRLGTELLWEMLLTVARRRSPDELTGFVDSVMVLWQATDRVSTAMVEGYRSREIQLQTRANRRREGLVRVLVEGRGADPAVAAEAEAGLGLPGHGRYVVVLVVCDLAAEDVVPAPELAALGVRVVVAPYRDRVVWLVELGGLTADRLTGLLAPHLRHRAGLSGEVDGLAEIGIAYQLAEIALHTQPADAPGLAALDDRLPEALVVASPRLAHRLAARALGRVLDLEDDERHVLLDTLRAWFRADRSATRAGELLYCHRNTVLNRLRKLEQLTGASLEDDRHRLCCRLALMAHDHLRRE; this is translated from the coding sequence ATGCCGGGGCATCCGCACGCGTCCACGAGGGTCATCCGCGAGGTGGCCGCCGTCGTCCTCACCGAGCTGCCGTCCTTCGCCGACCGGCTGACCGCGCGGGGTGCGGTCGAGGAGAAGACCTTCTACGCGGGCGGCGGCCGGGTCGCGCCCGCGGACATGCGGCAGTCGTTCATGGACAACGCCCGCAGTGCGCTGGTCCTGATGACCGAGGGGTTCGGCACGCGGGCCGACTGGATCGCCGCTCCGCTGGCGACCGGCCGCCGCCGCGCCGAGCAGGGCGTGCCGCTGGAGGCGGTGCTGCACCTGTTCCGGCTGGGCACCGAGCTGCTGTGGGAGATGCTGCTGACCGTGGCCCGCCGCCGGTCACCGGACGAGCTGACCGGGTTCGTCGACAGCGTGATGGTGCTGTGGCAGGCGACCGACCGCGTCTCGACCGCGATGGTGGAGGGGTACCGGTCGCGGGAGATCCAGCTGCAGACGCGGGCGAACCGGCGCCGGGAGGGCCTGGTCCGGGTGCTCGTCGAAGGCCGGGGCGCGGACCCGGCCGTGGCCGCCGAAGCGGAGGCGGGCCTGGGGCTGCCCGGGCACGGCCGGTACGTGGTGGTCCTGGTGGTGTGCGACCTGGCGGCCGAGGACGTGGTGCCGGCGCCCGAACTGGCGGCGCTGGGCGTGCGGGTGGTCGTGGCGCCGTACCGGGACCGGGTGGTGTGGCTGGTGGAGCTGGGCGGGCTCACCGCCGACCGGCTGACCGGCCTGCTGGCGCCGCACCTGCGGCACCGCGCGGGCCTGTCCGGCGAGGTCGACGGCCTGGCCGAGATCGGCATCGCCTACCAGCTCGCGGAAATCGCGCTGCACACGCAGCCCGCGGACGCGCCAGGACTCGCCGCGCTCGACGACCGGCTGCCCGAGGCACTGGTGGTCGCCAGCCCGCGGCTGGCCCACCGGCTGGCGGCCCGTGCCCTCGGCCGGGTGCTGGACCTCGAAGACGACGAGCGCCACGTCCTGCTGGACACGCTGCGGGCGTGGTTCCGCGCGGACCGCTCCGCCACCCGCGCGGGCGAACTGCTGTACTGCCACCGCAACACGGTCCTCAACCGGCTGCGCAAGCTGGAGCAGCTCACCGGCGCGTCCCTGGAGGACGATCGCCACCGGCTGTGCTGCCGGCTGGCGCTGATGGCCCACGACCACCTGCGACGCGAATGA
- a CDS encoding acyl carrier protein yields MSPADDIERTLAQLIAKVAGTDPVALSAGRPLTGLSLRDELDIDSLAMVELTDEIEISYGLTIPEDNLPALRTFGDVAAYLRAAA; encoded by the coding sequence GTGAGCCCTGCCGACGACATCGAGCGCACCCTGGCCCAGCTGATCGCGAAGGTGGCAGGCACCGACCCGGTCGCGCTGTCCGCCGGCCGCCCGCTGACCGGGCTTTCGCTGCGCGACGAACTGGACATCGACTCGCTGGCCATGGTCGAGCTGACCGACGAGATCGAGATCAGCTACGGCCTGACCATCCCCGAGGACAACCTCCCCGCGCTGCGGACCTTCGGTGACGTCGCCGCCTACCTGCGCGCGGCGGCGTGA
- a CDS encoding 3-oxoacyl-ACP synthase III family protein, with protein sequence MHVAIGGVAAHLPPTLVADDEIEARIARESPGFRPRPGAIGKLSGIRTRHRAAPGEPASDLAVAAAAKLLSGSGLGAHELDLLVFASASQDLVEPATAHVVAAKLGASCPVFDVKNACNSFLNGMQVAEALIRSGQYRRVLVCTGETGSRVVRWRVADRAQFVDSLAGYTLSDAGAAMLLEASPVPGIFHREFSADSSCWDVSSIPGHGGANSRNPVTDGYLRGNGRTLMESVVRGIRPQLDAALASTGLSREDFALFCVHQVGVPHLRVFLDSSGVPEDKLVVTIADHGNVASCSLPLQLSLAIEAGRCGPGDKVAFIGLAGGVSVGTLFAELPS encoded by the coding sequence ATGCACGTGGCGATCGGCGGCGTGGCCGCCCACCTGCCACCCACCCTGGTCGCCGACGACGAGATCGAGGCCCGCATCGCCCGCGAGAGCCCCGGCTTCCGGCCGCGGCCGGGCGCGATCGGCAAGCTCAGCGGGATCCGGACCCGGCACCGGGCCGCACCCGGCGAGCCGGCTTCCGACCTCGCCGTGGCCGCGGCCGCGAAACTGCTGTCCGGCAGCGGGCTCGGTGCGCACGAGCTGGACCTGCTGGTGTTCGCCTCCGCCTCCCAGGACCTCGTCGAACCGGCCACCGCGCACGTGGTCGCGGCCAAGCTCGGCGCGTCCTGCCCGGTGTTCGACGTCAAGAACGCCTGCAACAGCTTCCTCAACGGGATGCAGGTCGCCGAAGCGCTCATCCGCTCCGGGCAGTACCGCCGGGTGCTGGTCTGCACCGGCGAGACCGGCTCGCGGGTGGTCCGGTGGCGGGTGGCGGACCGCGCGCAGTTCGTCGACTCGCTCGCCGGCTACACCCTGTCCGACGCCGGGGCCGCGATGCTGCTGGAAGCCTCACCGGTGCCCGGCATCTTCCACCGGGAGTTCTCGGCGGACTCGTCGTGCTGGGACGTCTCGTCGATCCCCGGGCACGGGGGCGCGAACTCGCGGAACCCGGTCACCGACGGCTACCTGCGCGGCAACGGCCGGACCTTGATGGAGTCCGTCGTGCGCGGGATCCGGCCGCAGCTGGACGCGGCGCTGGCGAGCACCGGCCTGAGCCGGGAGGACTTCGCGCTCTTCTGCGTGCACCAGGTCGGCGTGCCGCACCTGCGGGTGTTCCTCGACAGCAGCGGGGTGCCGGAGGACAAGCTCGTCGTGACGATCGCCGACCACGGCAACGTCGCTTCGTGCAGCCTGCCGCTGCAGCTGAGCCTGGCCATCGAAGCGGGCCGGTGCGGCCCCGGCGACAAGGTCGCGTTCATCGGGCTGGCCGGCGGGGTCAGCGTGGGCACCTTGTTCGCGGAGCTGCCGTCATGA
- a CDS encoding glycoside hydrolase family 3 C-terminal domain-containing protein, whose protein sequence is MSLRFPGRRRSRLTAAPLLAATITAATLVPVASAAPDGPATLPVYRDTHYSFAERAADLVARMTLPEKVLQLRTNSAPAIPRLGVQQYTYWSEGQHGLNTLGANTNAGTVTGGVHATSFPTNLASTMSWDPELIRQETTAISDEARGMLDKSLWGVAQNNIGPDKNNYGSLTYWAPTVNLDRDPRWGRTDEGFGEDPYLVAKMAGAFVNGYQGQTASGRPTTPYLKVAATAKHYALNDVENDRHADSSDTTETNIRDYYTRQFRHLIQDAHVSGLMTSYNAINGTPSPADTYTANAIAQRTYGFDGYVTSDCGAVGDVYAPGSHNWAPPGWTTSTAGAATQWTNTATGQKVSGAAGGQAYALRAGTQLNCTGSEATVANIEEAIKAGVLSEGVLDNALVHVFTTRMQTGEFDPPERVAYTKITKDVIQSAEHQALAAKVAANSLVLLRNDPVAGTAAPLLPADPAKLGTVVIVGDLANKVTLGGYSGEPALQVNAVQGITSAVKAASPGATVTFDACGTSTGTTAPASCSAATLAALKTADLVVVFAGTDGSVATEGRDRTTIAMPGNYDSLIDQVKAAGNPRTALAVQAGGAVSLGHAAGIPGVVFSSYNGESQGTALADVLFGKQNPSGHLNFTWYADDAQLPDMKNYGLTPSQTGGLGRTYQYFTGTPAYPFGYGLSYAKFAYSRVHADTKAVDANGQVTVHVDVTNTGGTPGADVAQLYASTAFTVPGVELPRQRLAGFEKTKVLAPGQTQHLAIPVRIADLSFWDEGKRREVVYPGQYRFGVGADSGHLAGTATVAVTGALKPKTRYVTVQPGQVVFAPGAQLDLTAKNPWIADDTAQADRHVPADHIVEAVHDDQSFVDLSRARIGYHSSDPRVAQVSRTGRVTMVAPGVATISVTVDGVTGTTPVVVEQPFTLTAPSQVQAGTTYTATTTLPNPAGARPLRDVALTLGVPAGWTAKATSPSTFATVPAGQTVSTTWEIGVPASAQPGKFDVSAQATFTSANGRGTSVDATTVLLPHPPYASLPAAYNNVGISDDATPGAGNFDGGNASFSAQALAAATPSLTPGATFTHDGLTFTWPDARPGSPDNVVAGSSAGGQTIAISGSGTTLGLIGAGDYGSPSGTATVTYTDGTTESHSVSFADWWSNAATGGDILTTLPYLNNSNGRLDQRVSLYYAPIPLQPGKTVKYVTLPDVSDGANMGTAAMHIFTMAIG, encoded by the coding sequence ATGTCCCTGCGCTTCCCCGGCCGGCGGCGGTCACGGCTGACCGCCGCTCCCCTGCTCGCCGCGACCATCACGGCGGCCACGCTCGTCCCGGTCGCTTCGGCGGCCCCGGACGGGCCGGCCACGCTGCCGGTCTACCGCGACACGCACTACAGCTTCGCCGAGCGGGCCGCCGACCTCGTCGCCCGCATGACGCTGCCCGAGAAGGTGCTGCAGCTGCGCACCAACAGCGCGCCGGCCATCCCGCGCCTCGGCGTCCAGCAGTACACCTACTGGAGCGAGGGCCAGCACGGCCTCAACACCCTCGGCGCGAACACCAACGCGGGCACGGTCACCGGCGGCGTGCACGCCACCAGCTTCCCGACGAACCTCGCGAGCACGATGTCCTGGGACCCGGAGCTGATCCGGCAGGAGACCACGGCCATCTCCGACGAGGCCCGCGGCATGCTCGACAAGTCGCTGTGGGGCGTCGCGCAGAACAACATCGGCCCGGACAAGAACAACTACGGCTCCCTGACCTACTGGGCGCCGACGGTGAACCTCGACCGCGACCCGCGGTGGGGCCGCACCGACGAAGGCTTCGGCGAAGACCCCTACCTGGTCGCGAAGATGGCCGGCGCGTTCGTCAACGGCTACCAGGGCCAGACCGCGTCCGGCCGGCCCACGACGCCGTACCTCAAGGTCGCCGCCACGGCCAAGCACTACGCGCTCAACGACGTCGAGAACGACCGGCACGCGGACTCCTCGGACACCACCGAGACCAACATCCGCGACTACTACACCAGGCAGTTCCGGCACCTGATCCAGGACGCCCACGTCTCCGGCCTGATGACGTCGTACAACGCGATCAACGGCACGCCGTCGCCCGCCGACACCTACACGGCGAACGCGATCGCCCAGCGCACCTACGGCTTCGACGGCTACGTCACCTCCGACTGCGGCGCGGTCGGCGACGTCTACGCGCCGGGCAGCCACAACTGGGCGCCGCCGGGCTGGACCACCAGCACCGCCGGCGCGGCGACGCAGTGGACGAACACCGCCACCGGACAGAAGGTTTCCGGGGCCGCGGGCGGCCAGGCGTACGCCCTGCGCGCGGGCACGCAGCTCAACTGCACCGGCTCCGAAGCCACCGTGGCCAACATCGAGGAGGCCATCAAGGCGGGCGTGCTGTCCGAGGGCGTGCTCGACAACGCGCTCGTGCACGTGTTCACCACCCGCATGCAGACCGGCGAGTTCGACCCGCCGGAGCGGGTGGCCTACACGAAGATCACCAAGGACGTGATCCAGAGCGCCGAGCACCAGGCGCTGGCCGCGAAGGTCGCCGCGAACTCGCTGGTCCTGCTGCGGAACGACCCGGTCGCCGGCACCGCCGCGCCGCTGCTGCCCGCCGACCCGGCGAAGCTCGGCACCGTCGTCATCGTCGGCGACCTCGCGAACAAGGTCACCCTCGGCGGGTACTCCGGCGAGCCCGCGCTGCAGGTGAACGCGGTGCAGGGCATCACGTCCGCGGTCAAGGCGGCCAGCCCGGGCGCCACGGTCACCTTCGACGCGTGCGGCACCTCCACCGGCACCACCGCGCCGGCGAGCTGCTCGGCGGCGACCCTGGCCGCGCTGAAGACGGCCGATCTGGTCGTGGTGTTCGCCGGGACCGACGGGAGCGTGGCCACCGAGGGCCGCGACCGCACGACGATCGCCATGCCGGGCAACTACGACTCGCTGATCGACCAGGTCAAGGCGGCCGGCAACCCGCGGACCGCGCTGGCGGTCCAGGCGGGCGGCGCGGTGTCCCTCGGCCACGCCGCGGGCATCCCGGGTGTCGTGTTCAGCTCCTACAACGGCGAAAGCCAGGGCACCGCGCTCGCCGACGTGCTGTTCGGCAAGCAGAACCCCAGCGGGCACCTGAACTTCACCTGGTACGCCGACGACGCGCAGCTGCCGGACATGAAGAACTACGGGCTGACGCCGTCGCAGACCGGCGGGCTCGGCCGCACGTACCAGTACTTCACCGGCACGCCGGCGTACCCGTTCGGCTACGGCCTCTCCTACGCGAAGTTCGCCTACTCCCGCGTGCACGCGGACACGAAGGCCGTCGATGCCAACGGACAGGTGACGGTGCACGTGGACGTGACGAACACCGGTGGCACGCCCGGCGCGGACGTCGCCCAGCTGTACGCGTCGACGGCGTTCACCGTGCCCGGCGTGGAGCTGCCGCGGCAGCGGCTGGCCGGCTTCGAGAAGACGAAGGTGCTCGCCCCCGGCCAGACCCAGCACCTGGCCATCCCGGTGCGGATCGCCGACCTTTCCTTCTGGGACGAGGGAAAGCGCCGTGAGGTGGTGTACCCGGGTCAGTACCGGTTCGGGGTGGGTGCCGACTCCGGCCACCTCGCCGGCACCGCCACGGTGGCCGTCACCGGGGCCCTCAAGCCCAAGACTCGGTACGTGACCGTGCAGCCCGGCCAGGTCGTCTTCGCGCCGGGCGCGCAGCTCGACCTGACCGCGAAGAACCCGTGGATCGCCGACGACACCGCCCAGGCGGACCGGCACGTGCCCGCCGACCACATCGTCGAGGCGGTGCACGACGACCAGTCGTTCGTCGACCTTTCGCGGGCCCGGATCGGTTACCACAGCAGCGATCCGCGGGTGGCCCAGGTGAGCCGGACCGGCCGGGTGACCATGGTGGCGCCCGGGGTCGCGACGATCAGCGTCACGGTCGACGGCGTCACCGGCACCACGCCGGTGGTGGTCGAGCAGCCGTTCACCCTCACCGCACCGTCCCAGGTGCAGGCGGGGACGACGTACACCGCCACGACCACGCTGCCGAACCCGGCCGGCGCACGGCCGCTGCGCGATGTGGCGTTGACGCTGGGTGTGCCCGCCGGCTGGACCGCGAAGGCCACTTCGCCGTCGACGTTCGCCACGGTGCCGGCCGGGCAGACGGTGAGCACGACGTGGGAGATCGGCGTGCCTGCCTCGGCGCAGCCGGGCAAGTTCGACGTCTCGGCCCAGGCCACGTTCACCTCGGCCAACGGCCGCGGCACGTCGGTGGACGCGACGACGGTCCTGCTGCCCCACCCGCCGTACGCCTCGCTGCCGGCGGCGTACAACAACGTGGGCATCAGCGACGACGCGACCCCGGGCGCGGGCAACTTCGACGGCGGCAACGCCAGCTTCTCCGCACAGGCACTGGCGGCGGCGACGCCGAGCCTGACCCCGGGAGCGACGTTCACCCACGACGGGCTGACGTTCACCTGGCCGGACGCCCGGCCGGGCAGCCCGGACAACGTGGTCGCGGGCAGTTCGGCGGGCGGCCAGACGATCGCGATCTCCGGCTCGGGCACCACACTGGGCCTGATCGGGGCGGGCGACTACGGCAGCCCGAGCGGAACGGCAACGGTGACGTACACGGACGGAACGACCGAGTCCCATTCGGTGAGTTTCGCCGACTGGTGGTCCAACGCGGCGACCGGTGGCGACATCCTCACGACGTTGCCGTACCTCAACAACAGCAACGGGCGGCTGGATCAGCGGGTGAGCTTGTACTACGCACCGATCCCCCTGCAGCCGGGCAAGACGGTGAAGTACGTGACGCTGCCGGACGTGAGCGACGGAGCCAACATGGGCACGGCGGCCATGCACATCTTCACGATGGCGATCGGCTGA
- a CDS encoding endo-1,4-beta-xylanase, with amino-acid sequence MAESSSDLRRRRWWRSTTTRVLAGVATVAATATVLVTAPGADAAASTLGAAAAQSGRYFGTAIAAGRLNDSAYTTIAAREFNMVTPENEMKPDATEPNQNQFNFSSGDQIYNWAVSHGAKVRGHTLAWHAQQPGWMQNMGGSNLRNAMINHIQKVMAHYQGKLAYWDVVNEAFNEDGSRRSSNLQSTGNDWIEVAFRTARAADPSTKLCYNDYNIDNWSYGKTQGVYRMVQDFKSRGVPIDCVGLQAHFTGGSSVPGNFQQTISSFAALGVDVALTEVDVTNANTSQYSALTQACVNVARCVGITVWGVRDSDSWRSSESPLLFDGGGNKKAAYSSVLNALNAAGPGTTTTPTTPTTPTTTPTDTTTPTTTPTNPGGGSCTATLSAGQSWGDRYNLNVSVSGSSSWTVTMNVPSPARISATWNINASWPSSQVLIAKPNGNGNNWGVTIMTNGNWNWPSVSCSTS; translated from the coding sequence ATGGCGGAAAGTTCGTCGGACCTGCGCCGCAGGCGCTGGTGGCGGTCGACGACCACTCGAGTGCTGGCGGGCGTGGCGACGGTGGCCGCGACCGCAACCGTTCTGGTGACGGCGCCCGGCGCGGACGCCGCGGCCAGCACGCTGGGCGCCGCGGCCGCGCAGTCCGGCCGCTACTTCGGCACGGCGATCGCCGCCGGCCGGCTGAACGACTCGGCCTACACCACGATCGCGGCGCGCGAGTTCAACATGGTGACGCCCGAAAACGAGATGAAGCCGGACGCGACCGAGCCCAACCAGAACCAGTTCAACTTCTCGTCGGGTGACCAGATCTACAACTGGGCGGTCAGCCACGGCGCGAAGGTCCGCGGGCACACGCTCGCCTGGCACGCGCAGCAACCCGGCTGGATGCAGAACATGGGCGGCAGCAACCTGCGCAACGCCATGATCAACCACATCCAGAAGGTGATGGCCCACTACCAGGGCAAACTCGCGTACTGGGACGTCGTCAACGAAGCGTTCAACGAGGACGGCAGCCGCCGCTCGTCGAACCTGCAGAGCACCGGCAACGACTGGATCGAGGTCGCGTTCCGGACCGCCCGCGCGGCCGACCCGTCGACCAAGCTCTGCTACAACGACTACAACATCGACAACTGGAGCTACGGCAAGACCCAGGGCGTCTACCGGATGGTCCAGGACTTCAAGTCCCGCGGCGTGCCGATCGACTGCGTCGGCCTGCAGGCCCACTTCACCGGCGGCAGCTCGGTGCCGGGCAACTTCCAGCAGACGATCTCCAGCTTCGCGGCGCTCGGCGTCGACGTGGCGCTCACCGAGGTCGACGTCACGAACGCGAACACCTCGCAGTACTCGGCGCTGACCCAGGCGTGCGTGAACGTCGCGCGCTGCGTCGGCATCACCGTGTGGGGCGTGCGGGACAGCGATTCCTGGCGGTCCAGCGAAAGCCCGCTGCTGTTCGACGGCGGCGGCAACAAGAAGGCCGCCTACAGCTCGGTGCTGAACGCGCTCAACGCCGCCGGTCCCGGCACGACGACGACACCGACCACACCCACGACGCCGACGACCACGCCGACGGACACCACGACCCCGACGACCACGCCCACGAACCCGGGCGGCGGCAGCTGCACGGCGACGCTTTCGGCCGGGCAGTCCTGGGGTGACCGGTACAACCTGAACGTCTCGGTCAGCGGCTCGTCTTCGTGGACGGTCACGATGAACGTCCCGAGCCCCGCCCGGATCAGCGCCACCTGGAACATCAACGCCAGCTGGCCCAGCAGCCAGGTGCTGATCGCGAAACCGAACGGCAACGGCAACAACTGGGGCGTCACCATCATGACGAACGGGAACTGGAACTGGCCCAGCGTCAGCTGCAGCACTTCCTGA